A window of Gloeocapsopsis sp. IPPAS B-1203 contains these coding sequences:
- a CDS encoding ferredoxin translates to MSDFMPPIEQTAQSGAMRSQLEPELGGIFRDAPERSGLEPELGGVVRQKGVYVDEVTCIGCKHCAHVARNTFYIEPDYGRSRVVRQDGDSEELIQEAIDTCPVDCIHWVDYTELKKLEEERQYQVIPIAGYPVEEAVVAAHRRRKKRQAQKKARY, encoded by the coding sequence ATGTCTGATTTTATGCCGCCGATCGAGCAGACAGCACAATCTGGAGCAATGCGATCGCAGCTTGAACCTGAGTTAGGTGGTATCTTTCGCGATGCACCCGAACGTTCTGGTTTAGAACCTGAGTTAGGCGGTGTAGTGCGGCAGAAAGGTGTCTACGTTGATGAAGTCACTTGTATTGGTTGCAAGCACTGCGCTCACGTTGCCCGCAATACTTTCTACATTGAACCAGACTATGGTCGCTCGCGTGTTGTCCGTCAAGACGGAGATTCAGAAGAGTTAATCCAGGAAGCAATTGATACTTGTCCAGTCGATTGTATTCATTGGGTTGATTACACAGAACTCAAAAAACTTGAGGAAGAACGACAATACCAGGTGATTCCTATCGCAGGTTATCCAGTAGAAGAAGCTGTTGTTGCTGCTCATCGACGGCGCAAAAAACGTCAGGCACAGAAAAAAGCTCGCTATTAA
- a CDS encoding DUF2997 domain-containing protein → METLEFVIYPDGRVQETVSGIVGATCTEVTAAIEAELGQVVSHQPSSEFYNAVQHQSTVATTQASFSEW, encoded by the coding sequence ATGGAAACGCTAGAGTTTGTGATTTATCCTGATGGTCGCGTCCAGGAAACAGTCTCCGGTATAGTAGGAGCTACTTGTACCGAAGTTACAGCGGCAATCGAAGCAGAACTGGGGCAAGTCGTCAGTCACCAGCCAAGCTCAGAATTTTATAATGCAGTACAACACCAGTCTACAGTTGCAACGACACAAGCTAGTTTTAGCGAGTGGTAA
- a CDS encoding DUF1257 domain-containing protein has protein sequence MSHFSQIKTQIRNLSSLQAALTDLGISWKSGSRAVRGYRGQTRNAEITIEQENGYDVGFSWNGKEYELVADLQYWQQDLSVEGFLKKITQRYAYHTVLSETSRLGFQVAEQQQNKDGSIRLLVQRWSA, from the coding sequence ATGTCACACTTTAGCCAAATCAAAACACAAATCCGTAATCTTTCATCTCTACAAGCTGCTCTCACTGACTTAGGCATCAGTTGGAAATCTGGTTCTAGAGCAGTAAGAGGATATCGCGGTCAAACTCGTAATGCCGAAATCACCATCGAGCAGGAAAATGGTTACGATGTCGGCTTTAGTTGGAACGGTAAAGAATACGAACTCGTTGCCGATTTGCAGTATTGGCAGCAAGATTTGTCAGTTGAAGGTTTCCTGAAGAAAATCACCCAGCGTTATGCTTACCACACAGTGTTAAGTGAAACCTCGCGTTTAGGATTCCAAGTAGCAGAACAGCAACAAAATAAAGACGGATCAATTCGACTATTAGTACAGCGCTGGAGTGCGTAA